From Salvia splendens isolate huo1 chromosome 16, SspV2, whole genome shotgun sequence, a single genomic window includes:
- the LOC121770581 gene encoding transcription factor MYB61-like, producing the protein MGHHSCCNQQKVKRGLWSPEEDEKLIRYITTHGYGCWSEVPEKAGLQRCGKSCRLRWINYLRPDIRRGRFTPEEEKLIISLHGAVGNRWAHIASHLPGRTDNEIKNYWNSWIKKKIRKSSSSSSSSTSPPTTITHKSEAQNPQFTFTLTQAQQNLDFFNQDHYSTKSHVTLSPLLTSSFMFEINHSLEPPIFQETAALSSETPWQLQPTPEIAQFTAMPPLIDPIEAQNSCGQINDCMQRNHEMNEWVVDAQQCPNYFFWDQVGGQMGGEEIIIPPTGNMNTIISSSFPSPL; encoded by the exons ATGGGGCATCACTCTTGCTGCAACCAGCAGAAGGTGAAGAGGGGGCTGTGGTCACCGGAGGAGGACGAGAAGCTCATTCGGTACATCACCACTCATGGCTACGGCTGCTGGAGTGAGGTCCCCGAGAAAGCAG GGCTTCAGAGATGCGGGAAGAGTTGTCGTCTGAGATGGATAAACTACTTGAGACCGGATATTAGAAGAGGGAGGTTTACGCCTGAGGAGGAGAAGCTCATTATCAGCCTCCATGGAGCTGTAGGCAACAG ATGGGCACACATAGCTAGCCATTTGCCTGGAAGAACAGACAACGAGATCAAAAACTACTGGAACTCATGGATCAAGAAGAAAATCCGAAAATCCtcctcatcttcttcctcttcaacGTCACCACCAACAACAATTACACATAAATCCGAGGCCCAAAACCCTCAGTTCACATTCACACTCACACAAGCCCAACAAAACCTAGACTTCTTCAACCAAGATCACTACTCCACAAAATCACACGTAACCCTATCACCTCTCCTCACTTCCTCATTCATGTTCGAGATAAACCATTCACTAGAACCTCCCATCTTCCAAGAAACCGCCGCATTGAGCTCAGAGACACCATGGCAACTGCAGCCCACGCCAGAAATAGCTCAGTTTACAGCCATGCCGCCATTAATAGACCCCATCGAGGCGCAAAACTCATGTGGCCAGATTAACGACTGCATGCAGAGAAATCATGAGATGAATGAATGGGTGGTTGATGCACAGCAGTGCCCTAACTATTTCTTTTGGGATCAGGTGGGAGGGCAGATGGGCGGGGAGGAGATAATTATTCCGCCCACCGGGAACATGAATACGATCATTTCTTCCTCTTTTCCTTCGCCGCTTTGA
- the LOC121770580 gene encoding mitogen-activated protein kinase homolog MMK2-like, which translates to MEGAADQVTYNLIGSLFQVSPKYAHPLRPIGRGASGLVCSALDTETNEEVAIKKIGNAFDNRIDAKRTLREIKILRHMDHPNIICIKDIIRPPRKEAFNDVYIVYELMDTDLHKIIASDNPLTDEHCQYFMYQLLRGLKYVHSANVLHRDLKPSNLFLNADCDLKIGDFGLARTTSDANFMTEYVVTRWYRAPELLLNCSKYTAAVDVWSVGCILAEILTRVPLFPGGNYLHQLLLITKLLGTPDDSSLRFLRSESARRYLSQLPVFPKQHFPAVFPNMSPLALDLLEKMLVFDPDQRITVDEALCHPYLSVFHEINAEPVCSMPFSCDFEQPSITEENVKELIWRESLEFNPYPLH; encoded by the exons ATGGAGGGTGCAGCCGATCAAGTGACCTACAACCTCATAGGCAGCTTGTTTCAGGTCTCCCCTAAATACGCTCACCCGCTTCGCCCTATTGGCCGCGGCGCCTCTGGCCTCGTCTG TTCTGCTCTGGACACGGAGACTAACGAGGAGGTGGCGATCAAGAAGATTGGGAACGCGTTTGACAACAGAATCGATGCGAAAAGGACTCTGCGAGAGATCAAGATCCTACGCCACATGGATCATCCTAAT ATTATTTGTATCAAGGACATCATAAGGCCGCCACGGAAGGAGGCGTTCAACGATGTGTACATAGTGTATGAATTGATGGACACTGACTTGCACAAGATCATTGCATCTGATAATCCTTTGACCGATGAACATTGCCAG TATTTCATGTATCAGCTGTTGAGAGGGCTGAAATACGTGCACTCAGCGAACGTGCTGCATCGTGATCTGAAGCCAAGCAATCTGTTCCTGAACGCAGACTGCGACCTCAAGATAGGGGATTTTGGCCTGGCTAGGACCACCTCGGATGCCAACTTCATGACAGAATACGTTGTGACTCGTTGGTACAGGGCGCCCGAGCTGCTCCTCAACTGCTCCAAGTACACTGCTGCTGTTGATGTGTGGTCAGTTGGCTGCATTCTTGCTGAGATCTTGACCAGAGTGCCCCTCTTCCCTGGCGGAAACTATCTCCACCAGCTTCTTCTTATCACCAAG CTGTTGGGAACGCCCGATGATTCGAGCCTCAGGTTTCTACGGAGCGAGAGTGCGAGAAGGTATTTGAGTCAGCTTCCTGTGTTTCCAAAACAGCATTTTCCAGCTGTGTTTCCCAACATGTCTCCTCTGGCTCTGGATCTGCTGGAAAAGATGCTCGTGTTCGACCCGGACCAGCGTATAACAG TTGATGAGGCTTTGTGCCATCCATACTTGTCAGTTTTTCATGAGATAAATGCAGAGCCTGTTTGCTCCATGCCTTTTAGTTGTGATTTTGAGCAGCCATCAATCACTGAAGAAAATGTGAAGGAGCTCATTTGGAGGGAGTCACTTGAGTTCAATCCATATCCACTTCATTAA